The Yersinia entomophaga nucleotide sequence GGCAAAGCCGGGATAACGCATCCCCGGCTCCTTTGTTATTGATTGAGCGGTTGCTATTCATCGTCGCTAGACGTCTCTTTAAGAGCAAATACCGACTTGCAGAGTTTACTTAGTTCGTCATGATTTCCTGTACATGCGCGTGTCCAGGCAAGGTTACCGGCGGCGCTTTTAGTTGGGGTTAATACAACGCTTAATCCATCCAGAGTCTCCTGCCCGGTCATAGAGATGACCCCTTTTGCAATGTTAATGGCTTTGACATAACGAGTAGGTTGGCCAGAGGGAATACCCTGACTACCAGCATTGCAGCCTAATAATGCCGAGTGTTCCATCGAGCAAACCTCTACGGCCATGCGGTAAGGAGCACTGGTTTGCAACATATCGGTTAGGGCCGCTTTCTGTATATAGCTTTGATAAGCAGGAATACCGATGCCGCCGAGAATGGCAATGATGACGATAGAAACCATGAGTTCAATGAGGGTAAAACCCTGTGAGTAATACATTTTCACACTCCTTGTGATGAAAGACGAGGTAAGGGTGCGGTTTTTTTTATCGCAGGGAAAGTGGGTTTGAATAGGACTGCGAAACGGATTGTGAGAATTTTTTAGTGTTGCAGTAATCAGCGGTTTTTTTTCGGCAGAGGCCGCAAAAAAGAGCTCATTGTTACCTGAGCTCTTTTCCTGGCTGAAACAAATCTGTTAGCGTTATTGAAAACGCATCGAGAGGTCTAAGGCGGTAACGTGTTTAGTCAGTGCGCCGACAGAAATAAAATCGATTCCTGTTTCGGCATAGCTACGAAGTGTCTCGAGTGTGACATTACCTGAGACCTCCAACTGAGCGCGACCTGCGTTGAGGGATACGGCATCACGCATCATAGGAATGGTGAAGTTATCAAGCATCACGATATCGGCTCCGGCATCCAGAGCCTGCTTTAATTCATCTAAAGATTCCACTTCGACTTCAATTGGGACATCGGGGTGGATCCAAAATGCTTTACTCACGGCTTCTTTAATCGAACCGGCGGCAATAATGTGGTTTTCTTTAATTAAAAAGGCATCAGTCAACCCAAGACGATGATTGCTGCCACCTCCGCATAACACTGCGTATTTTAATGCGGTTCGTAAGCCAGGTAGTGTTTTACGAGTATCCAGGAGTTGGGTATGCAACCCTTGGAGTAAAGCAACATAGCGGCTGACTTCGGTGGCTACGCCGGATAGCGTCTGTACAAAATTTAATGCGGTACGTTCGCCAGTGAGCAAGATGCGAGCAGGGCCGGAAAGGTGGCACAACGTTTGGTTGGCGGTGAGCGCGTCACCGTCTGCCACCAGCCACTCGACTTCAACTTTACCGCCGAGCTGGATAAAGACTTCGTTCAGCCAGCGTTGCCCGCAGAAAACGCCGGCTTCGCGAGTGATAATAGTCGCGGAGGCTTGTTTATCTGCGGGGAGCAGTTGGGCCGTCAGGTCGCGATCGGCATTGACCTCACCGCCTAGATCTTCACTCAGTGCCAAGGCAACTGAAAAGGGAATATCGCTTTGAATTCGCTCTAATAACGCGGTGCGGCGACTGTCGGCACTGTAGCTACGTGTCGGCATAGAAAACTCCGAAATGGCGGATAGATAATAGTTCAAACATGCTACTCTGTTGCTGGCGTCAGTGCTACTACAGAGCCGTTTTAGAATGAGGGTTGAGGTGACAAATGCAGTTAGAGAATGGCTGGATTGTTGGGGTTAAGCGGGTGGTTTCTCCTCATTTTGATCTCAGACCTGAAGATGAGGCTCCCTCTCTTTTGGTCATTCATAATATCAGTTTGCCGCCGGGTGAATTTGGTGGACCTTATATCGACCATCTGTTTACCGGAACTTTGAATGCGGATGAACATCCTTATTTTGCTGATATTGTGCACTTGCGAGTATCGGCGCATTGCCTGATTCGTCGCGATGGTGAAATTATCCAATACGTGCCTTTTGATAAGCGAGCCTGGCATGCCGGTGTATCTCAATTTGACGGGCGTGAGCGGTGTAACGATTTTTCCATTGGTATCGAGTTGGAGGGAACGGATGTGCTACCGTTTACCGATGCGCAATATCAAAGTCTGAAAAAAATCAGTGCGTTGTTGCTATCCCATTATCCCATTACCCTAGAGCGGATAACCGGGCATAGTGATATAGCTCCCGGCCGAAAAACCGATCCGGGGCCAGCATTTGACTGGGCGCTTTATCGACAAAGTTTGACTCCATTATTGGAGTGATTTTGCAGCAATAGAGGTCATGATAGCGGAGGCGAGGATTCCGTCATTTTTACCTTTTTTGTGATAACCGCTGCCGGGAGGCATGGTGCCTGAAGGTTCGGGCTGGTGGAATGTAGAGGGAGACAGGGAATCAATGACGCTTTTTACGCTATTGCTGGTACTGGCCTGGGAACGTTTGTTCAAATTAGGCGAACATTGGCAGCTGGACCACCGGTTGGACACTATTTTTAGTCGGTTGCATCGATACTCGTTGCTGCAAACGCTCGGTCTGGCCATTTTGTGTATGGCCATTGTCGGTTTGATGTTGCAGTTGGTTCAGGACTATCTGTTCGGCTTGCCGCGGCTGTTACTGTGGATTGTTATCTGCCTGTTGTGCATCGGCGCTGGTGGTATAAGAAAACACTATCGTGCTTATCTGAAGGCCGCTCGACAAGGGGATGCCAATGCCAGTCTGCAAATGGCGGAAGAGCTGGCATTAATCCATGGATTGCCTGCGGACTGTGGCGAAAAGGACCGACTACAAGAGTTACAGAATGCGTTGTTATGGATTAATTTCCGCTACTATCTGGCTCCCTTGTTCTGGCTGGTGGTTTGTGGTTTTTATGGCCCGGTAGCTATTACGGGCTACGCGATGTTACGCGGATACCAAACCTGGCTGGCGCGTCACCGAAACCCTTTGCAGCGCTCTCAGTCAGGCATTGACCGTGTTTTACACTGGATTGACTGGGTTCCCGTCCGGTTGGTTGGCGTGGCATACGCACTGCTTGGTCACGGCGAGCGTGCTTTGCCAGCGTGGTTTGCCTCTTTGGGGGACTTGCATTCCCCGCAGTATCAGGTGCTCACCCGTTTAGCTCAGTATTCTCTGGCTAGAGAACCGCATCTTGACCCAGTACAAACGCCACGCGCGGCGGTATCTTTGGCGCGGAAAGTCACGTTGACGATTATAATTGTCGTAGCTTTGCTCACGATCTATGGTGCACTGGTATAGCGGGCATTAGAGGCATTCTCGATAAAAATGACTGCTATCTGACAAGGTAGCTTTGTAAATAAAACATCGGATTGGCAGCAAGAGCCCATCAAAATAAGTGTATGTCGGCTTCGTTGGTTTTGTAACAGGAAACAATGAAATACTGAGAATTCAACGAGTTTATTACGGAGTTTAGAGTGTATTAGCGCTAGCTTTCAGTTATTAATGGGGAGTATTAAGTGAACAAGGCAAGCGAAATACAGGCAGGGAATTGTCGGATTGAGGCGGTTGAGCCTGATGGTTTTTTGCTCCTGATTTCCCCTACACATTAGTTCGCTTTCGGCTTGGGTAATACCAGACACTCATGGCCGTGGAATGGGTAAAGATGTCACCGCAGCGGGAGTTTTAAGCTCCTTTATAATACGGTGATTTCCGCGGTAATTGGCTGATTTTCTCTGGTGTTGCGAGAGAGGTTAGGCGTAATTTCTCATGTGAAAACAATCGTTAATCGTTAATCGTTAATCGTTAATCGTTAATCGTTAATCGCTAATCGCTAATCGCTAATCGCTAATCGCTAATCACTAATCACTAATCACTAATCACTAAGCAAATGACTTTCGATGAAGCTCAGTAAGCGGCTTTATTGCTCTATGAGCAATTAAAAAACAGGCCCACAGTATGAATGCGGGCCTGAAGGTTGGTGCTTATCGCTATAAATCAGATGCCGCAAAGCGACGAGCGATTAAGATTTATTCTGCTTAACTCGGTTTTTCAGCATATAACCAACCGCTAGCACGACGACCCAGACGGGGATAAGCAAGACGGAAATCTGAATGCCCGGTGTCAGGTACATGATAACCAAAATGCCCGCCAGGAAAGTGAGGCATAGGTAGTTGCTGAAGGGATACCAGAAGGCTTTAAACTTAGGCTCAATTCCTTGGCGGTTTTTCGCTGCACGGAATTTTAAGTGAGCAAGGCTAATCATTGCCCAGTTGATCACCAGCGCTGAAACCACTAACGCCATCAGTAATTCAAATGCCCGTCCGGGAATCAGATAGTTAATCAATACGCAGAATGCAGTCGCAAAGGCTGAAACAGCAATAGCAATGACCGGTACGCCGCGACCATCTACTTTTAATAAAGCTTTTGGACCGTTCCCTTGCTTGGCTAGACCAAACAGCATGCGGCTGTTGCAGTAAACGCAGCTGTTGTACACCGACAACGCGGCGGTAAGCACTACGATATTCAGCACAGTAGCGACAATATTACTGTCCAAAGCATGGAAAATTAGTACGAAGGGACTGCCGCCCTCAACCACTTTTCCCCAAGGATAAAGTGAGAGCAATACTGCAAGTGAACCGATATAAAACAGTAAGATACGATAGATAACCTGATTGGTTGCCTTAGGGATGCTGCGCGCGGGATCTTCTGCTTCTGCCGCAGTGATGCCGACCAGTTCAAGGCCGCCGAAGGAGAACATAATCACCGCCATCGCCATGACTAACCCAATGAAACCATTAGGGAAGAAGCCACCCTGAGCCCACAGGTTGGTGACCGTCGCTTCTGGGCCACCCTGTCCGCTCAACAACAAATAGCCACCGAATACAATCATCCCGATGATAGCTACCACTTTAATGATGGCAAACCAGAATTCCATTTCGCCATACACTTTAACGTTAGCCAAATTGATAGCGTTGATAGCGAGGAAGAATACTGCGGCGGAAACCCAGGTCGGGATTTCCGGCCACCAGTATTGGACGTAAATCCCCACGGCGGTCAGTTCGGCCATCGCGACCAAAACGTAAAGTACCCAATAATTCCAGCCAGAGGCGAAACCGGCGAAGTTGCCCCAATATTTATAGGCAAAATGGCTAAATGAACCTGCGACCGGTTCTTCAACGACCATTTCACCCAGTTGGCGCATGATCAGAAAAGCGATAAAGCCGCCGATGGCGTATCCCAGCAGCACTGAAGGGCCTGCCATTTTTATGGTTTGTGCAATACCGAGAAAAAGCCCTGTGCCAATTGCGCCGCCCAAGGCGATTAGCTGGATATGGCGGTTTTTTAGACCCCGCTTTAGCTCCGCGCCTTCTTGTTGAACACTCATCGTTGCATCCTCTGTCTTTGTGGCTAATGCCTAAATCGCTATTTGTGGTGTTGTGTAATCTTGAAATGCCGTTGTCTGTATTGTTTTATTTACGGGTGTTCATTTTGATAATGGTGCCAATGACTACCCATTACGTGAGAATAGTGGTATGCGAGAATTATTGCATCTGCTTTTTCAATGGATCACTCGTATTTTATGCATTTAAGAAATGCTAAGGCCGGTGACTATTCAGGGGGCTTCAGAAATGGCGAGGGAGAAACGGCGGTTTTATAGACATTCTTCGGTGAAATGAGAATTTATAAAATGGTCAAACCAGTTTTCAGGGGCTCATATTCTCGGTAATAAAATAAAGAGTGTTATCGGCGAATTTAAATTCATTTTTATTGATTTAATAATCACAAATGCCTCAACTATAACGCTTCAGCTTGCCTAATTATCCTTTTCATAATCGTTACAATTTTTCGGGGGTGAGTAATGGTATTACCACCTATAGGTTACCACTTTGCGGCATAACATTAGTGAAGTTGTTAAAATGTGCTGGCTTTCATGATTTCGGTCAATGTCCGTATGGACAGCTAGTGAATACTTTGTTACTTTATCGTCACGTTTTTGAAATTGGTATTACCAATTGACTCAGCGCCATTCGCAGAGACGAATTCACTCAATACGGCTTACAGCGCGACTCACATAAATTATGGCCTACAACAAAATACGCCAACCCAAATTATCAGATGTTATCGAGCAGCAGCTTGAGTACCTGATCTTGGAAGGGACACTACGTCCGGGCGAGAAATTACCGCCTGAGCGCGAGCTGGCGAAGCAATTTGATGTTTCCCGACCTTCCTTGAGAGAAGCCATTCAGCGACTCGAGGCCAAAGGCCTTCTGCTGCGTCGCCAGGGAGGCGGTACTTTCGTCCAGACGAACCTGTGGCAAAGCTTTAGTGACCCGCTGGCAGAATTGCTGGCCGACCATCCTGAATCACAATTCGATTTGCTGGAAACACGTCATGCCCTCGAAGGTATTGCCGCGTATTACGCGGCTTTACGCGGTACAGATGAAGATCTGCAATGTATTCGTGAATGTCATACTGCGATTCAACAGGCGCAAGACAGCGGTGATTTAGACGCTGAAGCTGATGCGGTTATGCAGTATCAGGTGGCTGTTACAGAAGCGGCTCATAATGTGGTGTTGTTACATTTACTGCGTTGCATGGGCCCGATGTTAGAACAGAATGTTAAACAGAACTTCGAATTGCTTTACTCGCGCCGCGAAATGTTGGCAACGGTAAGCAGTCACCGCGCCGGGATATTCGAGGCGATTGTGGCCCGCGAGCCGGAAAAAGCGCGCGAAGCCTCACACCGCCACTTGGCGTTTATTGAGGAAATCTTGCTGGATCTTAGTCGTGAGAACAGTCGCCGTGAGCGATCGCTCCGACGCCTCCAGCAACGCAAGGATTAAGGGCTTCTCCCAGTCGGGATGGGTTCTAAGTGCTTATTTTGAGCACTAAAAGCGGCAACTAAACTGATGAGCCTATCTTCCGGTGCTTTCACCAGGGCGCGTGTTTTAACCTGGTTTAATCACTCTGGTTAAAACACAGGAAGATAGGCTCCAAATAAACCATTAGAGACAGATAAGGAATACCACCATGTCAGAACGTTTAATTAATGACGTGGATCCGATCGAAACCCGTGACTGGCTACAGGCGATTGAATCGGTTATCCGTGAAGAAGGTGTTGAGCGCGCTCAGTATCTGATTGATCAGGTTTTGGGCGAAGCCCGTAAAGGCGGCGTAAGCGTGGCTGCTGGTTCTGAGAACCGCAACTATGTTAACTCCATCGCAGTAGAAGACGAACCAGCCTACCCTGGCAACCTGGATCTGGAGCGTCGTATTCGCTCTGCAATCCGTTGGAACGCCGTGATGACCGTGCTGCGCGCGTCTAAAAAAGATCTGGATCTGGGCGGCCACATGGCTTCCTTCCAGTCTTCTGCAACCTTCTACGAAGTTTGCTTCAACCACTTCTTCCGTGCGCGTAACCAAAAAGACGGCGGCGATCTGGTTTACTTCCAGGGGCATATCTCCCCAGGCGTTTACGCTCGTGCCTTCCTGGAAGGTCGACTGACCCAAGAACAGATGGACAACTTCCGTCAAGAAGTTCACGGCAAAGGTCTGTCTTCTTACCCGCATCCTAAACTGATGCCTGAATTCTGGCAGTTCCCGACCGTTTCTATGGGTCTGGGTCCAATTAGCGCCATTTATCAAGCTAAGTTCCTGAAATACCTGTCTCACCGTGGTTTGAAAGATACCTCAGCACAAACCGTTTACGCCTTCCTGGGTGATGGCGAGATGGATGAGCCGGAATCCAAAGGTGCGATCACCATCGCTACCCGTGAGAAACTGGACAACCTGGTCTTCGTTATCAACTGTAACTTGCAGCGCCTTGATGGCCCAGTTACCGGTAACGGCAAAATCATCAACGAACTGGAAGGCATCTTTAGCGGTGCTGGCTGGCAGGTACTGAAAGTTATCTGGGGCGGTCGTTGGGATGAGCTGCTGCGTAAAGATACCAGCGGTAAACTGATTCAGCTGATGAACGAAACGCTGGATGGCGACTACCAGACCTTCAAATCCAAAGACGGCGCTTATGTCCGTGAACACTTCTTCGGTCGTTTCCCAGAAACTGCTGCATTAGTGAAAGACATGACCGATGACGAAATCTGGGCGCTGAACCGTGGCGGCCACGATCCGAAGAAAGTCTTTGCAGCACTGAAAAAAGCGCAAGATACCAAAGGCAAACCAACTGTAATCCTGGCTCATACCATTAAAGGTTACGGCATGGGTGAAACGGCTGAAGGCAAGAACATCGCTCACCAGGTGAAGAAAATGAACATGGACGGTGTTCGTCACTTCCGTGATCGTTTCAATGTGCCAGTTGCTGATTCAGAAATCGAAAAACTGCCATACATCACCTTCGAGAAAGATTCCGAAGAGTACAAGTATCTGCACGAACGTCGTCAGGCGCTGGAAGGCTACGTGCCAAGCCGTCTGCCTAACTTCACCCAGAAACTGGAAATGCCAGCTCTGGAAGATTTCAGCTCCTTGCTGGAAGAGCAGAACAAAGAAATCTCTACCACTATCGCTTTCGTTCGTGCCTTGAACGTGATGCTGAAGAACAAATCGATCAAAGATCGTATCGTTCCTATCATCGCTGATGAAGCGCGTACATTCGGTATGGAAGGTCTGTTCCGTCAGATCGGTATTTACAGCCCTAACGGTCAGCAGTACACCCCGCAAGACCGCGAGCAGGTTGCATACTACAAAGAAGACGAGAAAGGTCAGATCCTGCAAGAAGGTATCAACGAACTGGGCGCCGCTTCTTCATGGTTGGCCGCAGCGACTTCTTACAGCACCAACGATCTGCCAATGATTCCGTTCTACATCTACTACTCCATGTTCGGTTTCCAACGTATTGGCGATCTGTGCTGGGCAGCGGGTGACCAACAGGCGCGTGGCTTCCTGATCGGCGGTACTTCAGGTCGTACGACTCTGAACGGTGAAGGTTTACAGCACGAAGATGGCCACAGCCATATTCAGTCACTGACTATCCCTAACTGTATTTCTTACGATCCGGCTTATGCTTATGAAGTAGCCGTTATCATGCATGACGGCCTGGTACGTATGTACGGCGACGCTCAGGAAAATGTTTACTACTACCTGACTACGCTGAACGAAAACTACCATATGCCAGCTATGCCACAGGGCGCAGAAGAAGGTATCCGTAAAGGTATCTACAAACTGGAAACTCTGGCCGGCGAGAAAGGCAAGGTTCAGTTGATGGGTTCAGGCGCTATCCTGCGTCACGTTCGCGAAGCTGCACAGATTCTGTCTGAACAGTATGGCGTTGGTTCTGATGTGTACAGCGTTACTTCCTTCACCGAACTGGCTCGTGATGGTCAGGACTGTGAGCGTTGGAACATGCTGCACCCAACCGAAACTCCACGCGTACCTTACGTAGCTCAGGTAATGAACGAAGCGCCAGCGGTTGCTTCTACTGACTACATGAAGCTGTTCGCTGAACAGATTCGTAACTTTATTCCTGCCAGCGAGTTCCGCGTACTGGGTACAGATGGTTTCGGCCGTTCTGACAGCCGCGAGAACCTGCGTCACCACTTCGAAGTTGATTCTTCTTATGTTGTGGTTGCAGCACTGGGTGAATTGGCTAAACGCGGTGACATCGACACCAGCGTAGTTGCAGAAGCAATTACTAAGTTTGGTATCGACGCCGATAAAGTTAACCCGCGTCTGGCATAAGAGGTAAAGAACAAATGTCTATCGAAATCAATGTACCAGACATCGGTGCAGATGAAGTTGAAGTCACCGAAATTATGGTGAAAGTCGGCGATACCGTTGAAGTTGAACAGTCGCTGATTGCTGTAGAAGGTGATAAAGCCTCTATGGAAGTTCCCTCACCTCAAGCGGGTGTGGTGAAAGAAATCAAAGTTGCGGTTGGCGATAAAGTCGAAACTGGCAAACTGATCATGGTCTTCGAATCCGCTACAGGTGCCTCAGCGGCACCTGCCAAGGCAGAAGAGCAAGCGGCTGCTCCAGCCCCAGCTGCTGCACCTGCGGCTAGCGCAGCGAAAGACGTTGCGGTACCGGATATCGGTTCTGACGAAGTTGAAGTCACCGAGATCATGGTTAAGGTTGGCGACAGCGTTGAAGCTGAACAGTCTCTGATTACCGTAGAAGGCGACAAAGCCTCTATGGAAGTTCCGGCTCCGTTCGCTGGCATCGTGAAAGAAATCAAAATCAACACCGGCGATAAAGTGAGCACCGGTTCTATGATTATGGTCTTCGAAGTTGCAGGTGCTGCGGCACCGGCAGCAGCGGCGCCTGCTCCTGCAGCCGCTCCTGCAGCCGC carries:
- the pdhR gene encoding pyruvate dehydrogenase complex transcriptional repressor PdhR, which translates into the protein MAYNKIRQPKLSDVIEQQLEYLILEGTLRPGEKLPPERELAKQFDVSRPSLREAIQRLEAKGLLLRRQGGGTFVQTNLWQSFSDPLAELLADHPESQFDLLETRHALEGIAAYYAALRGTDEDLQCIRECHTAIQQAQDSGDLDAEADAVMQYQVAVTEAAHNVVLLHLLRCMGPMLEQNVKQNFELLYSRREMLATVSSHRAGIFEAIVAREPEKAREASHRHLAFIEEILLDLSRENSRRERSLRRLQQRKD
- the aceE gene encoding pyruvate dehydrogenase (acetyl-transferring), homodimeric type, with the protein product MSERLINDVDPIETRDWLQAIESVIREEGVERAQYLIDQVLGEARKGGVSVAAGSENRNYVNSIAVEDEPAYPGNLDLERRIRSAIRWNAVMTVLRASKKDLDLGGHMASFQSSATFYEVCFNHFFRARNQKDGGDLVYFQGHISPGVYARAFLEGRLTQEQMDNFRQEVHGKGLSSYPHPKLMPEFWQFPTVSMGLGPISAIYQAKFLKYLSHRGLKDTSAQTVYAFLGDGEMDEPESKGAITIATREKLDNLVFVINCNLQRLDGPVTGNGKIINELEGIFSGAGWQVLKVIWGGRWDELLRKDTSGKLIQLMNETLDGDYQTFKSKDGAYVREHFFGRFPETAALVKDMTDDEIWALNRGGHDPKKVFAALKKAQDTKGKPTVILAHTIKGYGMGETAEGKNIAHQVKKMNMDGVRHFRDRFNVPVADSEIEKLPYITFEKDSEEYKYLHERRQALEGYVPSRLPNFTQKLEMPALEDFSSLLEEQNKEISTTIAFVRALNVMLKNKSIKDRIVPIIADEARTFGMEGLFRQIGIYSPNGQQYTPQDREQVAYYKEDEKGQILQEGINELGAASSWLAAATSYSTNDLPMIPFYIYYSMFGFQRIGDLCWAAGDQQARGFLIGGTSGRTTLNGEGLQHEDGHSHIQSLTIPNCISYDPAYAYEVAVIMHDGLVRMYGDAQENVYYYLTTLNENYHMPAMPQGAEEGIRKGIYKLETLAGEKGKVQLMGSGAILRHVREAAQILSEQYGVGSDVYSVTSFTELARDGQDCERWNMLHPTETPRVPYVAQVMNEAPAVASTDYMKLFAEQIRNFIPASEFRVLGTDGFGRSDSRENLRHHFEVDSSYVVVAALGELAKRGDIDTSVVAEAITKFGIDADKVNPRLA
- a CDS encoding amino acid permease — protein: MSVQQEGAELKRGLKNRHIQLIALGGAIGTGLFLGIAQTIKMAGPSVLLGYAIGGFIAFLIMRQLGEMVVEEPVAGSFSHFAYKYWGNFAGFASGWNYWVLYVLVAMAELTAVGIYVQYWWPEIPTWVSAAVFFLAINAINLANVKVYGEMEFWFAIIKVVAIIGMIVFGGYLLLSGQGGPEATVTNLWAQGGFFPNGFIGLVMAMAVIMFSFGGLELVGITAAEAEDPARSIPKATNQVIYRILLFYIGSLAVLLSLYPWGKVVEGGSPFVLIFHALDSNIVATVLNIVVLTAALSVYNSCVYCNSRMLFGLAKQGNGPKALLKVDGRGVPVIAIAVSAFATAFCVLINYLIPGRAFELLMALVVSALVINWAMISLAHLKFRAAKNRQGIEPKFKAFWYPFSNYLCLTFLAGILVIMYLTPGIQISVLLIPVWVVVLAVGYMLKNRVKQNKS
- the ppdD gene encoding prepilin peptidase-dependent pilin, giving the protein MYYSQGFTLIELMVSIVIIAILGGIGIPAYQSYIQKAALTDMLQTSAPYRMAVEVCSMEHSALLGCNAGSQGIPSGQPTRYVKAINIAKGVISMTGQETLDGLSVVLTPTKSAAGNLAWTRACTGNHDELSKLCKSVFALKETSSDDE
- the ampD gene encoding 1,6-anhydro-N-acetylmuramyl-L-alanine amidase AmpD; amino-acid sequence: MQLENGWIVGVKRVVSPHFDLRPEDEAPSLLVIHNISLPPGEFGGPYIDHLFTGTLNADEHPYFADIVHLRVSAHCLIRRDGEIIQYVPFDKRAWHAGVSQFDGRERCNDFSIGIELEGTDVLPFTDAQYQSLKKISALLLSHYPITLERITGHSDIAPGRKTDPGPAFDWALYRQSLTPLLE
- the nadC gene encoding carboxylating nicotinate-nucleotide diphosphorylase, encoding MPTRSYSADSRRTALLERIQSDIPFSVALALSEDLGGEVNADRDLTAQLLPADKQASATIITREAGVFCGQRWLNEVFIQLGGKVEVEWLVADGDALTANQTLCHLSGPARILLTGERTALNFVQTLSGVATEVSRYVALLQGLHTQLLDTRKTLPGLRTALKYAVLCGGGSNHRLGLTDAFLIKENHIIAAGSIKEAVSKAFWIHPDVPIEVEVESLDELKQALDAGADIVMLDNFTIPMMRDAVSLNAGRAQLEVSGNVTLETLRSYAETGIDFISVGALTKHVTALDLSMRFQ
- the ampE gene encoding beta-lactamase regulator AmpE, which produces MTLFTLLLVLAWERLFKLGEHWQLDHRLDTIFSRLHRYSLLQTLGLAILCMAIVGLMLQLVQDYLFGLPRLLLWIVICLLCIGAGGIRKHYRAYLKAARQGDANASLQMAEELALIHGLPADCGEKDRLQELQNALLWINFRYYLAPLFWLVVCGFYGPVAITGYAMLRGYQTWLARHRNPLQRSQSGIDRVLHWIDWVPVRLVGVAYALLGHGERALPAWFASLGDLHSPQYQVLTRLAQYSLAREPHLDPVQTPRAAVSLARKVTLTIIIVVALLTIYGALV